The Vibrio penaeicida sequence GAGTCAATCGCCATCGCTGTTTTACCAGTCTGACGGTCGCCGATAACAAGCTCACGCTGACCACGACCGATTGGGATCATTGAGTCAACAGATTTGTAACCAGTTTGTACAGGTTGATCAACCGATTTACGGTCGATTACGCCTGGTGCGATAACTTCTACAGGAGAAGACAGTTTCGCTTCAATTGGACCTTTGCCATCAATTGGCTCACCAAGTGTGTTTACAACACGACCTAGTAGTTCAGGACCAACTGGTACTTCAAGAATACGACCAGTACCTGTTACTTTCATGCCTTCCTTAAGGTCGGCATATGGGCCCATTACAACTGCACCAACCGAGTCACGCTCAAGGTTAAGTGCGAGTGCATAACGACCACCCGGTAATTCAATCATTTCACCTTGCATCACGTCCGCTAGGCCGTGAATGCGAATGATACCGTCGCTTACCGATACGATAGTACCTTCATTACGAGCTTCACTTACAACGTTGAAAGATTCAATACGCTGTTTGATCAGTTCGCTTATTTCCGTGGAATTAAGTTGCATGCTCCAATCCCCATCAAGACTGCAATGCATCGCTCAGGCGGTTCAAACGTCCACGCGCTGAGTTATCAATGACTAGGTCTCCGGCTCGAATTATAACCCCACCAAGTAGGGTCTCATCTATGCTGCAATTCAGCTTTACTTTGCGCTCTAGGCGTTTTTCAAGTTTGCTGCTGATATCTGCTTGTTGTTCTTCAGAAAGATCGGTTGCTGAAATAACATCAACTTCGATTTCTTTCTCATGCTCTCGTTTAAGAGCGAAGTAACCACTACAGACTTCAGGAAGGGCCTTTAAGCGACCATTCTGAGCCAATACCTTAATTAGGTTTTGACCATATTCATCAAACTGCTCGCCGCAAATCGCGATAAAAAGCTCAGAAAGCTTTTCAGCTGTCATTGACCCGTCTAGCAAGTCAGCAACATCATCATTTTTTGCGACTTCTGCTGCGAAAGTCAGCATCTGTCCCCATTGGTCCAGAGCGTCTTTCTCAACAGCAAAGTCAAAAGCTGCTTTAGCATAGGGGCGTGCGATTGTAGTCAAATCAGACATATGCTGCCCCTTGCATTAAAGTTTTGCAGTAATGTTGTCAAGAATATCTTTGTGCGCTGCATCATCGATAGAGCGCTCTAGGATTTTCTCAGCACCAGCTACAGCCAGAGTAGCAACTTGTTTGCGCAGGTCATCGCGCGCGCGGTTGCGTTCTGCTTCAACTTCTGCTTCTGCTTGAGTCAAGATTTTATGGCGTTCAGCCAAAGCATCTTCACGAGCTTCATCCAGAATTTGAGACTTACGCTTGTTCGCTTGGTCGATGATCTCAGTTGCTGTGCGCTTAGCTTCTTTAAGTTGATCAGAAGCATTGGCTTGTGCTAGATCCAAGTCTTTAGCAGCACGTTCAGCCGCTTGTAGACCGTCAGCAATTTTCTTCTGACGCTCTTCAATCGCTTGCATAATTGGCGGCCATACATACTTCATGCAGAACCACACAAATAGTGCGAACGAGATTGCTTGACCTAGCAGAGTTGCGTTCATATTCACAACAGCTACCCCTCTTAATTAGACTTAGTGTTAATCAGTGACAAGCTAGTGCTTGTCGCTCAAAACCAATGATTAACCAGCTAATTGACCAACGAATGGGTTTGCGAAAGTGAATAGCAGCGCGATTACGATACCGATCATTGGAACCGCATCCAATAGACCAGCGATGATGAACATCTTAACTTGAAGCATTGGCGCCATTTCAGGTTGACGTGCTGCACCTTCAAGGAATTTACCACCCAGAATTGCGAAGCCAATTGCAGTACCAACTGCACATAGACCTACGATGATTGCTACTGCGATTGCTGAGAAGCTTAATACAGTTTCCATTACTATCTCCAATATATAGCGATTAACTAAAACTACTTAGAATAAAAAATTTTAATGATCATTGTCTTCGTGTGCCATGGACATGTAGACGATAGTCAACATCATGAACACGAATGCTTGAATCGTGATTACCAGAATATGGAAAATTGCCCACGGCAGTGAACCCATCCATTGAAGGAACCATGGTAGCATTGCTGCACAAAGAATGAATACAACCTCACCTGCAAACATGTTACCAAACAAACGCATACCAAGAGATAGAGGTTTCGCCAATAGCGATACCACTTCAATCAGTAGGTTAAATGGAATCATGCTCCAGTGATTAAATGGATGTAATGCCAATTCTTTAGCAAACCCACCTAGACCTTTCACTTTGATGCTGTAAAAAATCATCAAAGCAAATACGCCTATAGCCATCCCCATGGTGATGTTCGCATCAGCAGACGGTACTATCTTAAGGTAAGGAATACCTAGCCAATGCTCTGCTGGATATGGTAAGAAATCGATTGGAACTAAGTCCATCAAGTTCATTAAAAATACCCAACAAAAGATAGTCAGTGCGAGAGGGGCTATCAACGGGTTGCGTCCATGGAACGTATCTTTGACGTTTTCCGCGACAAATTCTACGATCATTTCAACAAAACATTGAAGCTTACCCGGCACACCTACTGTCGACTTCTTAGCTACTTTGTAAAATACTCCTAAGAATATCAAACCAGTGATCCAAGAAAACAACAGGCTATCGATGTGTATGTTCCAGAAACTCGTCTCTTCCGCCACTAACCCCAACTTGTAAGTTGAAAGGTGAGTAAGGTGGTGAGTGATGTAACCGGAAGCTGTTAGCGCTTCACCTGGCGCAGCCATAACTCATCCTATTTTTTGTTGTTAATGAATAGCGCTGGCGCAAAGATGTTAATCCCTAATACCAGCAAATAGGTTAGTTTCAGGGGAACGAGTTCCACCTGCATATACATGTAAGCAACAGAGAACAACACGACTGTAATGAGGATTTTCAGAGCTTCACCCGTGTAGAAGGAAGCGGCGACAAATTTAGCTGCTCGCGCTCCAACAAACAAGAATGCACACATTGCGAAAACGGCATTGGCAACAACAAAGATGCTACCACCTATCAGCGCTGATATTCCCCATTCAACATCTACAGCAATCGTTGTTCCTGCTGCGACAAACATAACCGCGCCAACCTGGATCAATAACAATTGCTTGGCAAGCTCTCGTCCTGGTCTAGCTAACGCCGCTATCATGTATTCGTACCTCTAAATAAACGCTCGCATCACTCTATACTGCGAGCGAAGAGAAATTGCCGAAAATTATACGGTGAGACGCTGTTAATGCAATTAAAACGCAGCAAAAACTTACATTTTTGTTTACAAACCGACAACTTTCGCTCAAAAAAACATTTTTTTATAATTGACCTAAATCAATTATCTCACTTAACCTTCCAATATTGCAACGAGTTGCTCCAATTTGTGAGGTTCATCAAGACTTATGGTCAGTTTTGCCTTGCCATTCGAAGAACGAACAATTGACACTTGAGAGCCTAATTTTTCACTCAATCTTTCCGATAAAGCTTGCGCTTCAGGGTCATTTTTAGCTTTTTTGCTGTCAACTTGTGGTGAAAGGTGTTTTTTCACTAACTGCTCGGTTTGGCGAACATTAAGTTTCTTCGCAATAACCGTTTCAGCGATATCAAATTGGTCGTCTTGTTCAACCGAAAGCAGAGCACGTGCATGTCCCATTTCAAGCTTTCCAGTTTGAACAAATCGCTTCACATCCCCATTTAACTGGTTCAGCCTTAATAGGTTAGAAACGGTGGTGCGAGATTTACCAATAACCTCTGCGACCTGCTGGTGTGTGAGTTCAAATTCGTCTTGTAATCGCTCTAGAGCTTGAGCTTCTTCAATCGCATTTAAATCTTCACGTTGGATATTTTCAATCAGTGCCATGGCGACAGCTGCGCGATCTTGTACCTTTTTCACTAGGCAAGGTACTTGTTTCAGACCGGCCTGTTTCGCTGCTCGCCAGCGACGCTCACCCGCGATAATTTCGTATTGTTGCTCACCCACTTGTCTGACAACTATTGGTTGGATGATGCCTTGAGATTGGATGGATGCCGCCAGTTCGCTCAATGCTTCTGGTTCCATCTCTTTACGTGGCTGATATACGCCTGCCTGCAATTGTGCCACTGACAAATCTTTCAATTCCCCTTCTGAGGACAAAGACTGACTGTGGTTGATTGTCTGTTGCTTTTCTCTCGCCATTGAACTGGTCGCAAGCAACGCATCGAGGCCTTTTCCTAAGCCGCGTTTGGACATGACACTTTCCTTCTAAATTGGATTATGCAGGCATTTCTTCACGACGAAGCATTTCGCCAGCCAAAGCAAGATAAGCTTTAGCTCCAGCGGAATATTTGTCGTAATACATTGCAGGTTTACCATGGCTTGGGGCTTCTGCCAATCGAACATTTCTAGGGATGACGGTTCTATATACTTTGTCACCAAAATGCTTTTTCAGTTGATCTGATACTTCATTTGACAAACGATTGCGTGGGTCATACATCGTTCGGAGCAAACCTTCTATTTTCAAATCTTCGTTAACGACAGCTGCTAGCTTGCTAATGGTATCCATCAATGCTGTTAAGCCTTCCAACGCAAAATACTCACATTGCATCGGTACTAAGACAGAATCAGAAGCCGCCATCGCATTGATTGTAAGGAGGTTTAATGAAGGTGGGCAATCGATAAAGATGAAATCATAGTTGTCACAGACCGTGGCCAACGCATTCTTTAAACGCATTTCACGAGCAAACACTTCCATCAGTTTAATTTCCGCCGCGGTAACATCACCGTTCGCAGCAATGAGATCAAAGCCACCAGACGTTTTGCTAACCACCACATCGTCAAAATGCGTATCTTCGACCAACAAATCATACGCGGAGGCGTCAACAGAGTATTTATCTACGCCGCTCGCCATGGTCGCATTGCCTTGTGGATCAAGATCAATTACCAGTACTTTTCGTTTTGTCGCTGCCATAGAAGCAGCCAAATTGACACACGTTGTGGTTTTGCCCACACCACCTTTCTGGTTGGCAATTGAAATGATTCTTCCCACGGATGACCTCGCTATTATCCCTTGCGCGATAAGATTACAAGATGTCGCTCACCTTCAAGCTCTGGAACATTCAAAGCTTTGATGTCGATCACAGAACACCAGTCCGGAAGCTGAGCAAGCTCTGATTCAGGTTTTACCCCTTTCAGTGCTAAAAATACGCCGGATTCTGGTTTTGGTAAATGTTGACACCACTCTACCATGTCTAAAACCGAAGCAAACGCACGACTTAGTACCCCATCGAAGCCAATTTCAGGCTGGAATTCTTCCACTCGACTTTGCACAGGGGTGACATTTTCGATTTTCAGCTCATGAAGAACCTGTTTTATAAACCTAATGCGCTTACCTAGGCTATCAAGCAGCGTAAAAGATTTTTCAGGATTCATGATGGCCAATGGAATGCCTGGTAAACCCGGTCCCGTGCCAACATCGATAAAACGCTCACCTTCAAGATGAGCGCTGACAACGATACTATCCATGATGTGTTTCACGATCATTTCTAGTGGATCTCGAACGGACGTCAAATTGTACGCTTTATTCCATTTGTCGAGCAGTGTGACATAACCAACCAACTGTGCTTTTTGTGTATCTGAAACGACCAATGAGGTTTCTTCTAACAACGCATCCAGTTTGATTCTTAACGCTTCCACTAGGCTGCTCCTTTCTTCAGTTGCCCACTTTTCTTTAGGTAAACCAGTAAGATAGAAATAGCAGCAGGGGTGATCCCTGAAATACGAGACGCGATCCCAATGGTCAATGGTTTAGCATCAGACAGTTTTGCGACCACTTCGTTAGAGAGGCCTTTCACCGTTGAGTAATCAAAATCAGAAGGGATCTCCGTATTTTCATGACGAAGTGACTTTTCAATCTCGTCTTTCTGACGTTGAATATAGCCTTCGTATTTGACCTGAATTTCAACTTGTTCCGCGGCTTGAGAATCTTCTAACGCAGGAGAAAACGCATCCAACTGCGTTAATTGCTCGTAATTCAATTCCGGACGGCGAAGCAAATCTTCACCGCTGGCTTCACGCGACATAGGTGTTTTTAGCAGAGCATTAAGAGCATCAATTCCTGTGGACTTAGGATTCATCCACGTATCTTTTAAACGTTGACGCTCACGCTCCATGTTATCCACTTTCTCGTTGAAACGCGCCCAACGAGCATCGCAAACCAACCCTAACTCACGACCTTTTTCGGTTAATCGAAGATCAGCATTGTCTTCACGAAGTAACAGTCGATATTCCGCGCGAGAGGTAAACATGCGGTAAGGTTCTTTAGTGCCCATTGTAGAAAGATCGTCGATCAACACGCCAACATACGCCTGATCACGACGAGGGTTCCAACCCTCTTTTCCTTGGGTTTGTAAGCTGGCATTCAATCCGGCCATTAGCCCTTGAGCTGCCGCCTCTTCGTAGCCTGTTGTGCCGTTAATTTGTCCGGCAAAGAACAAGCCATTAATAAATTTGGTTTCGTAGTTTGGTTTTAAGTCCCTTGGGTCAAAGAAATCGTACTCAATGGCATAGCCAGGGCGGACAATATGTGCGTTCTCAAACCCTTTCATTGAATGAACAATCTCAACCTGAACGTCAAATGGCAAACTTGTAGAGATCCCATTAGGGTATAACTCGTGCGTGGTAAGACCTTCTGGCTCGATAAAGATCTGGTGGCTATTTTTGTCAGCAAACCGCATCACTTTATCTTCGATCGATGGACAGTATCGAGGACCGATCCCCTCAATAACACCTGCATACATTGGGCTGCGATCGAGGTTCTGTCGGATCACGTCATGCGTTTTCTCATTGGTATGAGTGATAAAGCATGGAATCTGTGTTGGATGCTGCGATCGATTACCCATGAATGAAAATACGGGGGTTGGATCATCTCCATGCTGAACATCAAGCTCACTAAAATCGACCGTGCGAGCATCGATACGAGGAGGTGTTCCCGTTTTTAAGCGATCAACCCGGAAAGGCATTTCTCTCAAACGATCAGCCAATGCTATCGAAGGAGGATCGCCTGCACGACCTCCAGAGAAGTTTTCCATCCCAATATGTATCTTGCCCCCTAAAAACGTTCCTACGGTCAATACAACAGCATCAGCTTTGAATTTCAGCCCCATTTGAGTCACTACACCAGTCACTCGATCATTTTCAACAATAATGTCATCCACCGATTGTTGAAAGAGCGTTAGATCGGGTTGATTTTCAAGTGCGTGACGAACAAATGCTTTGTACAGAGCACGATCCGCTTGCGCTCGAGTTGCCCGAACAGCAGGACCTTTTGACGCGTTTAGAGTACGAAATTGAATACCTGCATGATCAATGGCTTGTGCCATTAATCCACCCAGAGCATCCACTTCTTTGACCAAATGCCCTTTGCCTATTCCACCAATAGCGGGGTTGCAAGACATTTGCCCTAGGGTATCAATGTTGTGAGTGAGTAACAGGGTACGCTGACCCGTACGAGCTGATGCGAGTGCGGCTTCCGTTCCTGCATGTCCGCCACCAACAACAATGACGTCAAAAGTTTCGTGATAAAGCATGAACCGACCTCAGGTATTCAATGAGTTTAGAGAGCTTAGTAAAAAGGAGCGATATTCTACCCTCTTTAGGGCAAGGAGAGAAACGATTTTGGATCGAAGCGGAGGCTTTAATATATATAAGATCTTTATATAGATCTTTTATTAGATCTACTATTAAGGAAGCTCGATCTTGTGGATAAGTCAAAAATGATCAACAAGATCATGCTTTTTTATACGATCGTATCTTGTGATCTACCTTTGATCTGATCGAGGATTAGCTGGGATCAAAATCGATGGTTATACACAGGGGTATAAATGGTATGATCTTATTATTTGGATAACTATAGGTTAATAACGGGATAGATCACTATTTATCCACAGATGGTTTGTTTAAAAAAGCATCACTTGAATCAAATAAAAGGTCTAAATGTTATTCACAGGGCGTAAATTTTTACGGAGAAGAAGGGAAAAAGGCGGGATTCCCGCCTTTTGACTAGAACTTTGTGATGTGTTCTTGCAGCCATTCTTCGGCTGCGTCTTCGGGAACAGGGTTTTCTAGAATATTGATCGTAAAGCAATCCGTTATCGGAGTGCCCCCGATGTCTTCGAGAAGTGCATAGGCATGTTTCCCTGCTGCACAGAAGGTATCGTAGCTAGAGTCTCCAATCGCAACCACCGCAAACTTAACCTCTGCCATTTTAGGAGGGGTGTTTTGAAGAGCTTCGATGAACGGTTGAATGTTATCTGGGTATTCACCAGCACCGTGAGTGGATGTAATCAGAAGCCAAGTCCCGTTAGCGGGGATCTCTTCGAGCTTAGGTTCATTATAAATGGTCGTTTCGTGACCTTTCTCTCTAAGTAGATCACTAAGGTGGTCACCAACATATTCAGCTCCACCGAGAGTACTGCCGGTCATAATGTGGATCATGGACGCATCCTTTTTCTTGTGAGGCACTCTTTGCCTCTTATTGGTTATTTGAAAGAAGCTAACGTGTAATTTCTGCTAATAAACAGAGGTATGGTATCGGATTCGATTGTGGATAAACAGATGACATAATGTGTGGTTAAACGAAATTGAGCGGTGCCTAGACCTTTTAAACCCTGGATCCACCCCCTTTATTACGTTTTTATTGTTTTGTTCATTACATGTGTATGGATCGTATTGATAGTAGGATCCGACTAGAAAGAAAAATTGATCGGGACCGTTAAAGAGAGTTTAAGGCCTGAAACCGAACTGGGTGGTTTGATCAGCGGTTGGGCTCGAAATACAAGATCGATGGCTTCTTGATCCAGTGATTGGGTTCCTGAGCTTCTTATTAGGATGACATCTAACACGTTTCCTTCTCGATCCATTGTGAATCGGATCACTGGCATACCTTGTTTGCGTAAACGCTTGGCTTTCCTTGGGTATCGCTTTTCTCTTTCTAAGTGAGCGTGAAGCAACTGTTGCCACTGAAGCTTTGCGGCTTTCTCATGCTGGCTGGTTTTGCCTTGTTTTGGGGCGGAAGCATTTGCCGCTTTTATTGGCGCTTCGATGCTTGGTGTTGACGCCATTTGCGAAGGAGACGAAGCCTGTGGCTTCTCACTTTCTTCTTCTTTCTCTTTTTTTGGCACCGGTTTTGGTTGCTCAGCTTTTAGTCGCACTTGTTCTAAAGGCACTGTTTTGTCAGGCAACGCTGATTTTTGTGTTTCTGGTATTTTCTTGGGAGCTTTGGTTTCTTTGTATTCTGGTAAATCTGAAGGATCAGGTGCTTTTTCAGCAATTAGAGGTGGTTTCGGTACTACGAGTTTTGGATCGTGCTGATTCGTTGTCGATTTTAAAGATTGCTCCGATTGCTGGGCACTGGCTTGCTGCGCGTCATTATTTTGTTCTGTAGGGGCGGCGAGGGGCGCAACCAGAGAGACTGAAATAGGGGAGGCAGCAGGTGGTGGAGTGAAGTCAAAACTCGGTGTCCATAAATAGGCTGTAGCGGCACCAAGATGAAGTGCGATACTTGCTATCACGCCACATACTAACCAAGAAGAACTGTGGCTGTTTGTCGTTTTGTCGCCGGCCAGTAGGTTCACGGGTCGTCCCGTTTCGGTTGCTCTAGCCCCACTAAAGCAATTTGCGTATAGCCAGCCGCTGCCAGTTTGTTCATTACCTTAAGAAGATCTTGATACACCAGCGCTTTATCTGCTCTGAGATAAATCCTCTGCTCGTTGTCTGGCAGGCTTGTTTTTAAGGCCGTGGTTAGGTTCGCTAAATCCACGGTATTACTTTCACCGATCACGATCGTTAAATTTTTTTGAATCGTCAGGTAGACAGGATCGTCCTTCATTGGGGTTGGGCTAGCAGATGAAGTGGGTAAGTCTACGGGAACATTCACGGTTGCCAGCGGCGCGGCAACCATCACAATGATGAGAAGCACCAACATCACATCAACAAAAGGCGTGACATTAATTTCGTGGTTTTCTGCCATGTCCTCGCCGGATTGACTGGTTTTAAATGCCATGACTTACACCGCCTCTTTGAGCGGTATTTTTGCATCGGGTTGTTCAGTTTGTATTGTCCGCCGGTCAAGGTCGCGGCTGACTAATATCATTATGGCGACGGAAAGATCAGCCAATTGATTCTTGTAGCATCCTATCTGCCGCGCGAAGTGATTGTAGAATATCACCGCAGGAATGGCGGCAACTAAGCCGATCGCTGTTGCCATTAACGCTTCTGCAATACCCGGTGCAACCACGGCTAGCGTGGTACTTTGTGATTTGGCAATACCAATGAAAGCATTCATTATTCCCCATACGGTTCCAAACAATCCAACAAAGGGACCGACTGATCCAACCGTGGCGAGAATTCCTGTGCCTTTTGTCATGTTCGAACTCATTGAGACCCCAATTCTTTCTAGGCGAAGTTGAACTCGTTCTTTTATTCCGTCTTCGCTGGCCGATCCTTGGGCTGATAATTTCAGCTCATGCTGGGTGGCAGAAAGTAGTAATTGAGCCGGACCTTGTAAGTCTTCACATAATGTTTCTGCCTCAATTAGGCTATCGGATTGGGTTAAGGCATGAAGTTGGCGATGGGCTTTTTTGGAAGCCAATGAAAGTTGCCACTGCTTTGCAAACAATACGCCCCAAGTTAATACAGAGGCGATGACTAAACTGATCATCACCGCTTTTACAACCCAATCAGCAGCATGATACATACCCATAGGTGAGAGATCGTGGGCATTGAGTGGGTTCGTCGGTGGGGTTAACTGAGTCTCTGATACTAGAGGGCTTGCCAGATCTTGAGCTGGCGCTTTTTCAGCAAAGGCGAGGGAAGGTATGAACAGAAAAAGGGTGATGATCATGCTCAGATAAAGTGATTTACTCATTCGATTGCTCTTAGTTGGGCGTTCTTGCGCGCTTTTATTGTCGAGTGTTTTTTCTTAATTCCTTATATGAATACCGAATGAGAGAGAAAAACCCGTAATAAAAACTGAATAAAAAACTGGATTTATATTTTTATTTATAATAATCAGTATCTTGTGATTTTATTTTTCTAAAATCTTTTTTCCAACTTGATACTGTATTCATCTTGGCTGTAGCTGTATATCGCATCCAATGTGCTGTCGACTTTTTGGTATTGCCAAGTAAATGTGGGGGTGAGACTCCAAAACTCTAATGATTTTGCGGTGATCAGCAAGGTGTGGTTTTGCTCTTTATCTTCTCTTTTTCCGTTGAGAATTTTGTTGAACCCGTCGTGCCTTCGTTTTTTAACCGACGAAAACAGGCTGATGTCCCAGCCGTCAAAAAAGGCACGGTTTACGCCCAATCGCCCACCTAGGGACTCATAAGCAAAGAGTTCTATTTCACTTTGCTTCTTGTTCCAGTCGATACCGCCAAACACGAGCCACCTTTCGGGTAACTGATACCAGTAAGTACCAGAAGCCGTCCATAACCAGTCGCTGTTGTGGTCTAGATCCGGATCTTTGTAATCCTGATATTCGGCTTTCAGTTCTACTTTTGCGGCGCTTTTATTGTTGATGCTGTAAAAGCCATCCAGCTTTAGTCCAGGAGCGATGTAAAGCGTGCGATCGCCAGAGTTGTTGTATTCAGCTTGCGGACCAATAGAAAATTGAACTTTGGCACTTTGATAGCTGTAGCTAAGACCCGTAATGAGGGTATGTTTGTTGTACTTTTTTTTACTGTCATTCAGCAGCCCATACGCTAACGTATTGAATTTCATTCCATGGTGACCGGACAGCGAGAACCGTTTGTTCAGGCTGGCGTCGTAATCCATCCCAAAGCCAGATTCTTTGTCTGGTGTCGTCTGACTTATCCAGCATTGCCCATTAGGCAGTGTCGCTAGGCAGACCGTGCTTTCGGATGAGCTGTTCAGATTGTCATTGTATGAAGGACCAAAGCTAAAAGCCCCTTGCCAGCTGTCACGAACTTCGAGTGCTTCGCTGAACGTATCAATCGTTCGGATAACCCCCGATGCTCGTGGATTGTCTTGTGGAATACTGCGTTTGATTTCTTTGAACAGATCCAGAGAGTCTCGGTTTTTTTGATTTTTGAACTGCACCCGAGCCTGCTCTAGCTTGGCTGGCATGAATTCCGGAGCTAGGGTAAGAAGAGACTGATATTCCGCTTCTGATTCTGCAAGCTTTCCTTCTACTCTGAAAAGCGCACCCTGAGCGTAGTGCACCAGCAAAGGATCGTATCCTTCCTGTGCTTTATAGCGGGTCAGAAAACCCTGAGCTTGTTCCCATTGCCTTGTTTTCACTGCGATATGCAGAGCAGGGCCGAGGTCATCTAATGTGTCGCTCACTTCATAGGTGTCGCCATCCACGATTAACGATTGCTCTCTTTCCCGTTCTTCTCTCAAAAGTTCCTGTTCTTTTTCCAGCGCAGAAAGGGCATCTCGTTGTTGCAGACGCTGGTTTTTGTCTTGATCGGCTAACGTATGTGCACTAAACAGAAACGTGAGCGCTATAGGAGAAACAGTTAAAAGGGATTTAAGCAAGGGAATAACCAAATGGTAAAGAAAGAAAAACAGAAGCAGCGTAGGCTGCTTCTGTATGAGGGAGATTCAACAATTAGT is a genomic window containing:
- the atpH gene encoding F0F1 ATP synthase subunit delta, whose protein sequence is MSDLTTIARPYAKAAFDFAVEKDALDQWGQMLTFAAEVAKNDDVADLLDGSMTAEKLSELFIAICGEQFDEYGQNLIKVLAQNGRLKALPEVCSGYFALKREHEKEIEVDVISATDLSEEQQADISSKLEKRLERKVKLNCSIDETLLGGVIIRAGDLVIDNSARGRLNRLSDALQS
- the atpF gene encoding F0F1 ATP synthase subunit B translates to MNMNATLLGQAISFALFVWFCMKYVWPPIMQAIEERQKKIADGLQAAERAAKDLDLAQANASDQLKEAKRTATEIIDQANKRKSQILDEAREDALAERHKILTQAEAEVEAERNRARDDLRKQVATLAVAGAEKILERSIDDAAHKDILDNITAKL
- the atpE gene encoding F0F1 ATP synthase subunit C, translated to METVLSFSAIAVAIIVGLCAVGTAIGFAILGGKFLEGAARQPEMAPMLQVKMFIIAGLLDAVPMIGIVIALLFTFANPFVGQLAG
- the atpB gene encoding F0F1 ATP synthase subunit A; its protein translation is MAAPGEALTASGYITHHLTHLSTYKLGLVAEETSFWNIHIDSLLFSWITGLIFLGVFYKVAKKSTVGVPGKLQCFVEMIVEFVAENVKDTFHGRNPLIAPLALTIFCWVFLMNLMDLVPIDFLPYPAEHWLGIPYLKIVPSADANITMGMAIGVFALMIFYSIKVKGLGGFAKELALHPFNHWSMIPFNLLIEVVSLLAKPLSLGMRLFGNMFAGEVVFILCAAMLPWFLQWMGSLPWAIFHILVITIQAFVFMMLTIVYMSMAHEDNDH
- a CDS encoding F0F1 ATP synthase subunit I, translated to MIAALARPGRELAKQLLLIQVGAVMFVAAGTTIAVDVEWGISALIGGSIFVVANAVFAMCAFLFVGARAAKFVAASFYTGEALKILITVVLFSVAYMYMQVELVPLKLTYLLVLGINIFAPALFINNKK
- a CDS encoding ParB/RepB/Spo0J family partition protein, with product MSKRGLGKGLDALLATSSMAREKQQTINHSQSLSSEGELKDLSVAQLQAGVYQPRKEMEPEALSELAASIQSQGIIQPIVVRQVGEQQYEIIAGERRWRAAKQAGLKQVPCLVKKVQDRAAVAMALIENIQREDLNAIEEAQALERLQDEFELTHQQVAEVIGKSRTTVSNLLRLNQLNGDVKRFVQTGKLEMGHARALLSVEQDDQFDIAETVIAKKLNVRQTEQLVKKHLSPQVDSKKAKNDPEAQALSERLSEKLGSQVSIVRSSNGKAKLTISLDEPHKLEQLVAILEG
- a CDS encoding ParA family protein; the encoded protein is MGRIISIANQKGGVGKTTTCVNLAASMAATKRKVLVIDLDPQGNATMASGVDKYSVDASAYDLLVEDTHFDDVVVSKTSGGFDLIAANGDVTAAEIKLMEVFAREMRLKNALATVCDNYDFIFIDCPPSLNLLTINAMAASDSVLVPMQCEYFALEGLTALMDTISKLAAVVNEDLKIEGLLRTMYDPRNRLSNEVSDQLKKHFGDKVYRTVIPRNVRLAEAPSHGKPAMYYDKYSAGAKAYLALAGEMLRREEMPA
- the rsmG gene encoding 16S rRNA (guanine(527)-N(7))-methyltransferase RsmG, producing the protein MEALRIKLDALLEETSLVVSDTQKAQLVGYVTLLDKWNKAYNLTSVRDPLEMIVKHIMDSIVVSAHLEGERFIDVGTGPGLPGIPLAIMNPEKSFTLLDSLGKRIRFIKQVLHELKIENVTPVQSRVEEFQPEIGFDGVLSRAFASVLDMVEWCQHLPKPESGVFLALKGVKPESELAQLPDWCSVIDIKALNVPELEGERHLVILSRKG
- the mnmG gene encoding tRNA uridine-5-carboxymethylaminomethyl(34) synthesis enzyme MnmG, coding for MLYHETFDVIVVGGGHAGTEAALASARTGQRTLLLTHNIDTLGQMSCNPAIGGIGKGHLVKEVDALGGLMAQAIDHAGIQFRTLNASKGPAVRATRAQADRALYKAFVRHALENQPDLTLFQQSVDDIIVENDRVTGVVTQMGLKFKADAVVLTVGTFLGGKIHIGMENFSGGRAGDPPSIALADRLREMPFRVDRLKTGTPPRIDARTVDFSELDVQHGDDPTPVFSFMGNRSQHPTQIPCFITHTNEKTHDVIRQNLDRSPMYAGVIEGIGPRYCPSIEDKVMRFADKNSHQIFIEPEGLTTHELYPNGISTSLPFDVQVEIVHSMKGFENAHIVRPGYAIEYDFFDPRDLKPNYETKFINGLFFAGQINGTTGYEEAAAQGLMAGLNASLQTQGKEGWNPRRDQAYVGVLIDDLSTMGTKEPYRMFTSRAEYRLLLREDNADLRLTEKGRELGLVCDARWARFNEKVDNMERERQRLKDTWMNPKSTGIDALNALLKTPMSREASGEDLLRRPELNYEQLTQLDAFSPALEDSQAAEQVEIQVKYEGYIQRQKDEIEKSLRHENTEIPSDFDYSTVKGLSNEVVAKLSDAKPLTIGIASRISGITPAAISILLVYLKKSGQLKKGAA
- the mioC gene encoding FMN-binding protein MioC, which translates into the protein MIHIMTGSTLGGAEYVGDHLSDLLREKGHETTIYNEPKLEEIPANGTWLLITSTHGAGEYPDNIQPFIEALQNTPPKMAEVKFAVVAIGDSSYDTFCAAGKHAYALLEDIGGTPITDCFTINILENPVPEDAAEEWLQEHITKF
- a CDS encoding energy transducer TonB, whose protein sequence is MNLLAGDKTTNSHSSSWLVCGVIASIALHLGAATAYLWTPSFDFTPPPAASPISVSLVAPLAAPTEQNNDAQQASAQQSEQSLKSTTNQHDPKLVVPKPPLIAEKAPDPSDLPEYKETKAPKKIPETQKSALPDKTVPLEQVRLKAEQPKPVPKKEKEEESEKPQASSPSQMASTPSIEAPIKAANASAPKQGKTSQHEKAAKLQWQQLLHAHLEREKRYPRKAKRLRKQGMPVIRFTMDREGNVLDVILIRSSGTQSLDQEAIDLVFRAQPLIKPPSSVSGLKLSLTVPINFSF